GTAGGCTTCGGCAAAGCCTGTGAGCTGGCCCGCCTCGAAATGGCGGCCGACGCCGAGCGCCTGAGCAAGCTGCGCGACAAGCTCGAAAGCGAGCTGCTGACCCTCGAAGAGAGCTACGTGAATGGCTCGCGCGAGCACCGCCTGCCGCACGTAACGAACATCAGCTTCAAATATGTAGAAGGCGAAGGCCTGATGATGGGCGTAAAAGACCTGGCCGTATCGAGCGGCTCGGCCTGCACCTCGGCTAGCCTGGAGCCTAGCTACGTGCTCAAGGCCCTGGGCCTGAGCGATGACTTGGCGCACAGCAGCCTGCGCTTCGGCCTCTCGCGCTTCACCACCGACGAGCAAATTGCCTACGCCATCGGCCACGTAAAAGAAGCCGTAACCAAGCTCCGCGAGATGTCGCCGCTGTGGGAGATGCACAAGGAAGGCATCGACCTCAACACCATTGAGTGGGCAGAGCATTAATGCAGCGAACAGTTTGCAATGAGCAGTGAACAGTATCGTTCTTAGTAGCTCATTTGGTAACTGCTCCCTATTCACTGATACCTACTAACTAAAAAATACCAATGGCTTACTCCGATAAGGTAATCGACCACTACAGCAACCCGCGCAACGTGGGCACGCTGGACAAAAGCAAGAAAACGGTAGGCACCGGCCTGGTAGGTGCCCCGAGTGCGGCGACGTAATGCGCCTGCAAATCGAGGTGGACGAGGCTACCAACACCATCACCGACGCCAAGTTTAAGACCTTCGGCTGCGGCTCGGCCATCGCATCGTCGAGCCTGGCTACCGAGTGGCTGAAGGGCAAAACGGTGGACGAGGCCCTGGCCATCGACAACATGGAGATTGTGGAAGAACTAGCTTTGCCGCCCGTAAAAATCCACTGCTCGGTGCTGGCCGAAGACGCCATTAAGATGGCTATCAACGACTACCGCGTGAAAAACGGCCTGCCAGCCCTGGAGCTCGAAAAGGCACACCACTAGGCTAGCCCTGGTGCGGATAAGGACGGCCCCGTAACGGGCCGTCTTTTTTTTGTTATTTAGAATCCTTCTTAGCGGTATCTTTGTTATAGAAACGCCGCTAACTTTTTAGGCATAGCTGGCCGCTGTTCTTTCTACGCACCTTTAGCCATCTACTTGTTATGATTACCGTTTCGGATAAAGCCAAGGAAAAAGTGGAGCATCTGATGCGCGACTCGCAGCTCGATGCTACCTACCGGCTGCGCGCCTCGGTGGCGGGCGGCGGCTGCTCGGGCCTGAGCTACAAGCTGGACTTTGATAACGAAACCCGGCCGATGGACCAGGAATTTGAGGATAAAGGTGTGCGCGTGGTAGTGGATATGAAGAGCTTTCTGTACCTGGCCGGCACCGAGCTCGATTTTTCGGATGGACTGAATGGCAAAGGCTTTCAGTTTCATAATCCAAACGCTTCACGCTCTTGCGGTTGTGGCGAAAGTTTCTCAGTATAAACCATTTAGCAGCTACTACTTACAGGCTCCGGCGCAATATGCACCGGAGCCTTTTTACTTATCTTGCACGCGTAGTTGCGGCTAGGGCCTGAGGCTGGCCGCCGCACTGCCCTTGTTAGCTGCTTTGATGGTTACCGCTGCTTCTACGCTTCCTTTTCCTTTGGCCAACGACCTGTTGCAAACTACGCTGGCGGTATCGCTGACGGCCATCAGCCTGCTGCGCCCAATTTTAGGGGCAGCCGAAGAACTGCTAGACTTTACGCTGGAATATATCAACCCCGCCGGCCAGCGCATGACGGGGCTGCCCGAGCGGCCAGTTGGCACGCTGTGCACCTTGTTTCCGCACGCCCACTCTACTGGCCTGCTAGATTTTTACCGGCGCGTGTACAGTACCAGCCAGGCGAGTACGTTTGACTTCACGTATCGAGGCGACGAGGCCGATTCATTTTATTTAGTAGCGGCGCAGCGCAGTGGTGAGCTGCTGGTAGTAAGCCTGACCAATAGCGCCCAGCAGGAGCGCCCGGCCGTGGA
The genomic region above belongs to Hymenobacter sp. BRD128 and contains:
- a CDS encoding iron-sulfur cluster assembly scaffold protein; translation: MAYSDKVIDHYSNPRNVGTLDKSKKTVGTGLVGAPSAAT
- a CDS encoding iron-sulfur cluster assembly accessory protein yields the protein MITVSDKAKEKVEHLMRDSQLDATYRLRASVAGGGCSGLSYKLDFDNETRPMDQEFEDKGVRVVVDMKSFLYLAGTELDFSDGLNGKGFQFHNPNASRSCGCGESFSV